The Candidatus Cloacimonadota bacterium genomic sequence ATTGCCTACGCGTCACTTGATGATGTTCAAAAAGCTCTTATTGATAGTTTCTCATACTTGGATAGCAACAGAGACATGGTCTCAAAATTGACCTATTTCAAATGGCTTAAATTAGATTAATGAAAGCGATTTGGTATAAGGGCCCGGCAGACAGGACAGCGCGGCGGGTAAGGAGTTGTGGCTCTCTATTGAATCAAGTGGCTGTGGATATTCATACTGAAAACAGACCGAGGGGCTTTACCCGCCATATCAGAGCCTTAGCCTAAAATACTGATCTCCATTGACAACAAGCGCCCGGCAAAAATCATGGTCAGTGATAAGCGACTAATCACAAGAAAGATGAATGCAACTTCCACTGCCAGAGAACAATACCCGATGAAAACGAATCTGGATGAGTTTCCCCAACCTCCAGCCATAACACCAGGCTGGCCATGCTGCTGATCGTAAGCCCCAGCCACTGGGCGCCGTTCAACATCGCCAGCGAGGAACATATCCTCCAAAACTACGCGGAGAACGTATTCCTGCTCTACCGCAACGCGCCTTCCATCATTGTGGGCCGCAACCAGAACGCCCTGGCGGAGATCAACCTGGATTGGGTAACCCGGCACAAGATTCCCGTGGTGCGGCGCCTCACCGGTGGCGGAACCGTTTTTCACGACATGGGCAACCTTAACTTCAGCTTCATAATGAACCGCTCGGCCAGGGAAGAAAGCGGATTTGCCAAATACACCGCACCGGTGCTGGCTGTCCTTAGGAATTTGGGTGTGGATGCCAAGCTGGAGGGACGCAACGACCTCACCATCAAAGGGATGAAGTTCTCCGGCAATGCCCGTGCTGTTTACAAAAGCAAGGTCCAGCAGCATGGCACCATCCTGTTTTCCAGCCACATTGCCGACCTCAGCGCGGCCCTGAAAGCCAATCCACTCAAATTCAGCGACAAAGCTGTGAAATCGGTGTCCAGCCGCGTGACCAATGTGTGCGAACATCTGCCCAAGCCATTGCCGCTGGAGGAGTTCATCGCCCTGGTGCAGGCTGAGGTGCTGGGGATGTATCCAGAAGCCCGGGCCCATTCCTTCAGCCCTGATGACGAAGCCGCCATCCAGGCTTTGGCCAGGGACAAATATGACTGCTGGGATTGGAATTTCAGCCGCTCCCCAGCTTACAACCGCGTGCAGGCAATCCGCTGCGCCGCCGGCACCATAGAATTCCACGCCGACGTCCACAAGGGCCGGATCACTGCTTTGAAGGTGTATGGCGATTTCTTCGGAAACCGCGATATAGCAGGATTTGAAGCCGCGCTCATCGGCGTTCCCCACCGTGAAACCGAGCTGCGCGAAGCCCTGGACGCGCTTCCCCTTGAGGAGTATTTCGGCCCCGCCACCAGCGCCGATCTCCTGCCGGGGTTGATTTGAACCCTGACACAAAGCCGATGCGCGGCTTTCATCCACTTGTTTTCTCTGTCAAAAAAAACCTTGACCAATATAGCCTGCCTTTTTTAATGCGGTTTAATCTAAGATTGGAGTTCAGATGAACATACTTTTTCGTGATGTGCAAACGGGTATCGTGGAAGCCCGCGCCA encodes the following:
- a CDS encoding lipoate--protein ligase — encoded protein: MLLIVSPSHWAPFNIASEEHILQNYAENVFLLYRNAPSIIVGRNQNALAEINLDWVTRHKIPVVRRLTGGGTVFHDMGNLNFSFIMNRSAREESGFAKYTAPVLAVLRNLGVDAKLEGRNDLTIKGMKFSGNARAVYKSKVQQHGTILFSSHIADLSAALKANPLKFSDKAVKSVSSRVTNVCEHLPKPLPLEEFIALVQAEVLGMYPEARAHSFSPDDEAAIQALARDKYDCWDWNFSRSPAYNRVQAIRCAAGTIEFHADVHKGRITALKVYGDFFGNRDIAGFEAALIGVPHRETELREALDALPLEEYFGPATSADLLPGLI